The Muricauda sp. SCSIO 65647 genome includes a region encoding these proteins:
- a CDS encoding (4Fe-4S)-binding protein, whose protein sequence is MEREIVKEYSKGDFTVIWKPKKCIHSEICWRTLPEVYDPKGKPWINPENASVEALKSQIEKCPSGALTYSIKGETVMEEQKETECTVIENGPLLVSGMLKVTLANGTIETKKRSTAFCRCGASNNKPYCDGTHNKTGFKG, encoded by the coding sequence ATGGAAAGAGAAATCGTAAAAGAATACAGTAAAGGTGATTTCACGGTCATCTGGAAACCCAAAAAATGCATCCATTCAGAAATCTGCTGGCGTACGCTTCCCGAAGTCTATGACCCAAAGGGAAAACCATGGATCAACCCAGAGAACGCCTCCGTTGAGGCATTGAAATCACAGATTGAAAAATGTCCTTCAGGGGCACTCACCTACTCGATAAAAGGAGAAACCGTTATGGAAGAACAAAAAGAGACCGAATGCACGGTCATTGAAAATGGGCCACTTCTGGTCAGCGGCATGTTAAAGGTGACCTTGGCCAATGGCACCATCGAAACCAAGAAAAGATCTACCGCTTTTTGCCGTTGTGGTGCATCGAACAACAAACCCTATTGCGACGGCACGCACAACAAAACCGGATTTAAAGGATAG
- a CDS encoding glycerate kinase has translation MKFVIAPDKFKGSLTGAEFCTIVEKAVSERFPRSEIVKVPLADGGDGTIQVAEQYLGGEIVGCTVSDPLFRPMECNYLFSGKKETAFIEMAEASGHRLLGAHELNCMLTTTLGTGELVADAIQKGAKHIFLGIGGSATNDGGMGMAQALGYTFLDKDGKVLSPIGKNLAKVVAIVPPKKSLSGISVKVACDVDNPFYGENGAAKVYAKQKGASASEIEELDDGLRHFASIVRSQMGIDLQKIPGAGAAGGLGGGAVAFLNAELLSGIDLVKEMAAFEAKIKDADWIITGEGKLDDQTLSGKTIGGVIASAQKQHIPVAAFCGAVALSENEAKKMGLTHVSEVSKGIADLNVAMAMAGENLYRAVEEFLNALET, from the coding sequence ATGAAGTTTGTCATCGCTCCCGATAAGTTCAAAGGCTCATTGACAGGGGCCGAATTTTGCACCATTGTCGAGAAAGCGGTATCTGAAAGGTTTCCCCGTTCAGAAATTGTAAAGGTACCCCTTGCCGATGGCGGTGATGGTACCATTCAGGTCGCCGAACAGTATCTAGGCGGTGAGATTGTCGGTTGTACGGTGAGCGACCCCTTGTTTCGGCCAATGGAGTGCAACTACTTGTTTTCAGGTAAAAAAGAAACGGCCTTTATCGAAATGGCTGAGGCATCAGGTCACCGACTATTAGGGGCCCATGAGTTGAATTGTATGCTCACGACCACGCTGGGTACTGGTGAACTAGTTGCCGATGCCATTCAAAAAGGGGCAAAGCATATTTTTTTAGGGATAGGCGGCAGTGCCACCAATGATGGCGGTATGGGCATGGCCCAAGCCTTAGGGTATACTTTTCTTGACAAAGACGGGAAAGTCCTCAGCCCTATCGGAAAAAACCTCGCCAAGGTGGTGGCCATAGTCCCTCCCAAAAAATCACTTTCGGGCATCTCGGTGAAAGTGGCCTGTGATGTCGATAATCCTTTCTATGGAGAAAATGGCGCTGCCAAGGTGTATGCCAAACAGAAAGGGGCTTCGGCCAGTGAAATTGAGGAACTCGATGACGGTTTGCGTCATTTTGCATCGATAGTGCGTTCACAAATGGGGATCGATCTACAGAAGATTCCCGGTGCCGGTGCTGCCGGTGGACTTGGTGGAGGGGCCGTAGCCTTTTTAAATGCTGAACTCTTGTCAGGGATCGATTTGGTCAAAGAAATGGCAGCTTTCGAAGCCAAGATCAAAGATGCCGATTGGATCATTACCGGAGAAGGTAAGTTGGACGATCAAACCCTTTCAGGGAAAACCATAGGAGGTGTCATTGCATCGGCACAAAAGCAGCATATTCCGGTGGCAGCGTTCTGTGGTGCCGTTGCCCTTTCAGAAAATGAAGCAAAAAAAATGGGCTTGACCCATGTTTCTGAAGTAAGTAAGGGTATTGCCGATTTGAATGTGGCCATGGCCATGGCCGGTGAGAATCTTTATCGCGCTGTCGAAGAATTTTTGAATGCCCTCGAAACCTGA
- a CDS encoding SIMPL domain-containing protein (The SIMPL domain is named for its presence in mouse protein SIMPL (signalling molecule that associates with mouse pelle-like kinase). Bacterial member BP26, from Brucella, was shown to assemble into a channel-like structure, while YggE from E. coli has been associated with resistance to oxidative stress.), which produces MKNVFLLLTLFVLAPTVFSQSKNFLDVPYLETSARVDTLVAPDKIYLSITIQEKDSKGRKSVEEQENKMAKSLTDLGIDVDKQLTIKNLASNYKKYFLRSKEVLKSKQYSLLVHDGLTAGKVMAALEDLGIANTYLEKTEYSKMDELELELKSRAVKKAKKKADALTEPLGQTVGVAIHIADHSQPYYPRYNQPRMEMAMAKMDMAEPEPLDIGFEMIRVEATINVKFALSN; this is translated from the coding sequence ATGAAAAATGTCTTTTTACTTCTTACACTGTTTGTTTTAGCCCCAACTGTTTTTTCACAGTCAAAAAATTTCTTGGATGTTCCCTATTTAGAGACCTCTGCAAGGGTCGATACCTTGGTGGCTCCCGATAAAATCTATCTGAGCATTACCATACAGGAAAAGGATTCGAAAGGAAGAAAATCTGTTGAAGAACAAGAGAACAAAATGGCCAAGAGCTTGACCGATCTGGGAATCGATGTAGACAAGCAATTGACCATTAAAAACTTGGCAAGCAATTATAAAAAGTACTTTTTAAGAAGTAAGGAGGTGCTTAAAAGCAAGCAATATTCCCTTTTGGTACATGATGGGTTAACCGCGGGAAAGGTCATGGCCGCCCTGGAAGATCTGGGCATAGCCAACACCTACCTTGAAAAGACCGAATATTCAAAAATGGATGAATTGGAGCTGGAACTCAAATCAAGGGCCGTCAAAAAGGCCAAGAAAAAAGCGGATGCCCTTACGGAGCCTTTGGGCCAAACCGTGGGCGTGGCCATACATATCGCCGACCATTCGCAGCCCTATTACCCCAGGTACAATCAGCCAAGAATGGAGATGGCAATGGCTAAAATGGATATGGCCGAACCTGAGCCTTTGGACATCGGTTTTGAAATGATCCGGGTAGAGGCCACCATAAATGTCAAGTTTGCCTTGTCTAATTAA
- a CDS encoding DUF6265 family protein, with protein MKILPFILLLGLSFGQAQNTIQLAAGQTSPKATLNQVSWLVGHWQGEAFGGIAEEIWSPPLGESMMFVFRLVNDGKVSFYESGHIKQVGPTLLMQLKHFHGDLRGWEEKDETVDFKLVKLEKNKVFFEGLTIEKVTEDRVKFYVLIEDGDKMEEIVFNYARVR; from the coding sequence ATGAAAATTTTACCGTTTATTTTGTTATTGGGCCTTTCTTTCGGGCAAGCTCAAAACACCATACAATTGGCAGCGGGGCAGACTTCCCCCAAAGCCACTTTGAATCAGGTTTCTTGGCTAGTTGGCCATTGGCAGGGAGAGGCATTCGGCGGTATCGCTGAAGAAATTTGGAGTCCTCCCCTAGGTGAATCCATGATGTTCGTATTTCGATTGGTCAACGACGGCAAGGTTTCCTTTTATGAAAGCGGTCACATCAAACAGGTCGGGCCGACCCTTTTGATGCAATTGAAACACTTTCATGGAGATTTAAGAGGTTGGGAAGAAAAGGACGAAACCGTTGATTTCAAATTGGTAAAACTGGAAAAAAACAAAGTGTTCTTTGAAGGCCTCACCATTGAAAAGGTGACGGAAGATCGGGTCAAGTTTTATGTGCTCATTGAAGATGGCGATAAAATGGAAGAAATCGTTTTTAACTATGCCAGAGTGAGATAA
- a CDS encoding TetR/AcrR family transcriptional regulator, whose product MPRPKQFCEEEILNKAMELFWQKGFHATSMQDLVLHLGINRASLYDTFGGKEELFDKAFAHYRKAVGGWLHQLFDGEPSVKMGFKKLFDKAIEETVNDENRKGCFVVNTTTELIPGNKKMLQTLLDNKETVENLFIGYVQKGINTGELSPSKNAQEVGLMLFALYNGIRVLAKVDSNPDKLQKVVNSGLSVLD is encoded by the coding sequence ATGCCACGACCCAAACAATTTTGTGAAGAAGAAATATTGAACAAGGCGATGGAACTCTTTTGGCAAAAAGGGTTCCACGCCACTTCAATGCAAGATTTGGTATTGCATTTGGGCATTAACCGCGCTAGCCTGTACGATACCTTTGGCGGAAAGGAAGAACTGTTCGACAAGGCCTTTGCCCATTATCGAAAGGCCGTGGGGGGCTGGTTGCATCAGCTATTTGATGGCGAACCATCGGTCAAAATGGGCTTTAAAAAACTCTTTGACAAAGCCATTGAGGAAACGGTGAACGATGAGAACCGTAAGGGTTGTTTTGTGGTGAACACCACTACAGAGCTGATTCCTGGAAATAAAAAGATGCTCCAGACACTTCTCGATAACAAGGAGACCGTTGAAAACCTCTTTATCGGTTATGTGCAAAAAGGAATCAACACTGGGGAACTTTCCCCATCAAAAAATGCCCAAGAAGTAGGCTTAATGCTCTTTGCCCTTTACAATGGCATTCGGGTGTTGGCCAAAGTGGATTCTAACCCCGACAAGCTACAGAAGGTGGTCAATTCTGGACTCTCGGTACTGGACTGA
- a CDS encoding SDR family oxidoreductase, which yields MKKLENKVAIITGATSGMGLQTAKLFLQEGAKVVLTGRSQEKLDALTPELSGDYLLVKAEAASVSDSEQLVKTTVDAFGKIDVLFLNAGIFRLETIDGLTEAIFDEVYDINVRGPLFTVKAANEHFNEGASIIFNTSVVNIKGFAGMSAYASSKAALRSLTRTLAAEFGPKGIRVNAIAPGPIDTPIYGKHNVPQENIDAMASNFPSLVSLGRFGNADEVATTALFLAASDSSYITGAEIPVDGGFAQV from the coding sequence ATGAAAAAGTTGGAAAACAAAGTGGCCATTATAACCGGAGCCACCAGTGGCATGGGCCTACAAACGGCAAAGCTCTTTTTGCAAGAGGGGGCCAAAGTCGTTTTGACCGGTAGGAGCCAAGAAAAATTAGACGCCCTTACCCCTGAACTTTCAGGGGATTATCTCTTGGTAAAGGCAGAAGCCGCCAGTGTATCAGATAGTGAGCAACTGGTAAAAACTACGGTCGATGCCTTTGGCAAGATCGATGTACTCTTCCTGAACGCTGGAATCTTTCGCTTGGAAACCATTGACGGGTTGACTGAAGCCATTTTTGACGAGGTATATGACATTAATGTACGAGGCCCATTATTTACGGTCAAAGCGGCCAACGAGCACTTCAACGAAGGGGCAAGCATTATTTTCAACACTTCTGTGGTGAACATCAAAGGTTTTGCAGGAATGTCGGCCTATGCGTCCAGTAAAGCCGCGTTGCGCTCATTGACCCGAACCTTGGCCGCAGAGTTTGGCCCCAAGGGCATTCGTGTGAATGCCATTGCCCCTGGCCCGATTGATACCCCGATCTATGGAAAGCACAATGTGCCCCAAGAGAATATTGATGCCATGGCCTCAAATTTTCCTTCGTTGGTGAGCCTGGGCCGATTTGGGAACGCTGATGAGGTGGCGACTACGGCATTGTTTTTGGCCGCATCGGACAGTAGCTATATCACGGGAGCTGAAATTCCCGTTGATGGCGGTTTCGCCCAAGTGTAG